The sequence TGGCACCGATTGACGTAGCGAAATGCCCCGGAAAGCGCTCGATGTACTCAAGGTGGGTCACGAGGATAACCACGTCCGGCGACTCATCTTGCTTGATGAGTTCCATGACCGCTTTGCAGTCAGGGTAGCCTCCGCCACCACCGCCAGACCAAAGAACCGGATGTTCCTCGAAAGGAACACCGAGCACTTCGGACATCACCCGCGCACTATCGAGTGCACGTGGCGCCGTGGACGAAAGCATCCTCGGTTTACCCCCCCCATTCACAAGAGAAGTCTTGATTTGCCCAGCCAACGCGGCAATTTGCCTTTTGCCGTAATCGGATAGGCGGTAATCGCCATCACGCTTCTCATACTCGCCATGGCGTACAACGGCTAAGATTTTCATCTTGTCCTCCTGTATCTATTTGTCCGCACAAGGCGGTTGCTCAAAATGAGCCCATCCTTTTCCCGTTTTCAGATTATGCCTCGAGACATTCA is a genomic window of Candidatus Paceibacterota bacterium containing:
- a CDS encoding histidine phosphatase family protein; the protein is MKILAVVRHGEYEKRDGDYRLSDYGKRQIAALAGQIKTSLVNGGGKPRMLSSTAPRALDSARVMSEVLGVPFEEHPVLWSGGGGGGYPDCKAVMELIKQDESPDVVILVTHLEYIERFPGHFATSIGAKFDGDEIPKGHAWIIDVEKKSIDHLRCAV